The proteins below are encoded in one region of Rhodothermales bacterium:
- a CDS encoding PqqD family peptide modification chaperone gives MISLNDTLVVEPDLMMADLEGEAVLLNAQTGRYYGLNDVGTRIWTLVAEPTPVAAVVSALKDEYDVDPVLLEGDILRFVEDMVARRLVEVKKTHA, from the coding sequence ATGATCTCCCTCAACGACACCCTCGTAGTCGAGCCCGACCTCATGATGGCCGACCTGGAAGGCGAGGCCGTCCTCCTCAACGCCCAGACTGGCCGCTACTACGGCCTCAACGATGTCGGCACCCGGATCTGGACCCTCGTCGCCGAGCCCACGCCCGTGGCCGCCGTCGTTTCGGCGCTGAAAGACGAATACGATGTCGACCCCGTCCTGCTCGAAGGCGACATCCTTCGGTTCGTCGAGGACATGGTCGCCCGCCGGCTCGTCGAAGTCAAAAAAACGCATGCTTGA